The Verrucomicrobiota bacterium genome segment AGATCAATAATGTGGCGGGGACGGGCACGCAGATCAAGGCGCTGACGTTGGCGCGTCGGGTACACCGCTGTTTGAAGCATTTCGCCAGCCAGGGGCGGTTCGTGGCGCTGTGCCCAGAGCGACCGTCTATTGTGCCGGTGGAGGATGGTTTCGCGCCGGTGGCATACGAGGTGCGGTTCACGACGCGGGAGTCTGATCCGGGGCGATATGCGAAGTTGCAGGCGGTGAGCATCAGCCCTGCAACGGGGGTGCAGACGTACCCGGTGACGGTGACGCTGGCCTGTAATACGGCGGGGGCGGCGATTTATTATACCCTCGACGGCTCTTATCCGCGCTCGGGGAATGCGGCTGCCATATTATATACAGCGCCGTTTAGTGTGACGGCGGCGAAGACGGTGCGGGCGGCGGGGTATAAGACCGGGTGGCTGCCGGGGGATGTGACGCAGAGTGTGTACACATAGAAAACCGGGAATTTTGCAGAAAAATGAAGACGAAAAACGAAGAATTTAAACCACGGATAAACACAGATTAACACGGATAGGACCGAAGATTTAAGACAGGATAAAAACAGGATTAAGACCGGATAGAAAACAAACAAAAAACAGAACAGAAAGAACCAAATATGCCGTTACCAACGATAGTGATTACGCGCGGGCCTGCGATTGTGACGTTTAACAGCCAGGTGTTTTACACGGAAGCACCCATCAAGGCCGCGATTGATTGGGAGTTGTTTGATGTGAACTCGGGGCAATACGGGGTGGTATCGCGCCGGGTGAAGCGGCGGATGGCGAAGATCATGTTCACGCCGGTGGGGAAGTGGTTCACGAGTCTCTGGCCCTACGCCTCGCTGGCGCAAACGTTGGGGGCGACGATCATGCCGGCCACACAGAAGGATTTGGTGATTCAGCCGCTGGACACGACGCAGAAGATGTGGACGTTCTACGGCGCGGGGATTACTAAAGCGCCCACGATCCGGCTCTCGGCCGCGAAGCAGATTTATGGGGAGGTGGAGTTCACGGCGCTGGGCAAGTATGCGACGGCCCCAGGGACGGCGGATTCGCTCTGTAAACGGGAGACGAATACTTTCAATGATACGTCGTTCGCGTCGGCGGACGTCCAGACGCAGCCCTACGTTGGGACGCTGGGCGCGACGGCGATCGAGACGAAGGAAGGCTGGGAACTCTCGGCGGATTGGAAGTTGGATGAGGTGACATCCGATACGTTTGGGGTGGTGAATTTCACGATGGAAGAGATCAGCGCGAAGGTGAGTTTTACGCCGCGCAGTCTCTCGGAAGACGACATTGTGGGACTGTTGAATGGGGGGTCGTTCGATAAAGCCATCGGCGGGGCGATTGATGCGGGGGCGGACCTGGTAATCACGGGGACGGGGGTGAGCTGCACGTTGTATAATCTGGTGATGGAGAAGTTGGACCCGATTTGGGGGATCAAGGAGGACCGGTTTAGGAGTATTGAGCTGGTGACGCGGCGGAAGTTTACGACCGGCAGGCCGAATGTGCCGTATCTCATTGCCTGATTGCGGAACCATTGAATGCGGATTGCGGATTGCGGAATGGAAGACGGGGATTTTGCAGAAAAATGAACGGGCAGAAAGATAAAGACCGAAGAGATTTAACCGCAAAGAACGCAGGGAACACAGAGAAGACAAGTCATCAGTGATCAGTTATCAGTCATCAGTGAACAGTGAACCGTGAAGATAACCTGGAAATATACGGAGGAGGTGGCGGCGGGGGGTGGCATTACCACGCGCCAGCAGACGCTGGTGCTGGGGGATGATCTGGCCGGGCTGCCAATCCGGGATTATGAGGGGCCGCGCGTGGGCATCGAGGTGGACCGGATTGCGAAGGCGCGGGGGGAGGCGGAGAAGATTTTTGCGCGGGGATCGCGGAAGTATGATGGGTCGTTCACGGTGACGCGGACGTTCGAGACGTATAAGGATGCGGTGGAGTTCCGGCATTCGTATGCGGAGAAGGTGTGCCGGTCGGGGGTGCTGACGGTGACGGTGGATGGATGGAATACGAGTGCGGTGGCGGTGTTTGAGGCGGTGGAACCGGTGATGGGTTCGAGCGCGGGGACCACGGTGGCGTATAAG includes the following:
- a CDS encoding chitobiase/beta-hexosaminidase C-terminal domain-containing protein, producing the protein MDPCETILSDMQADIGDRLRSDTYLASIPVFDEEKGDLASEVQIALGLTSGQQDAYGACLVVLSPIGNDDNPDTPGGPLDIHLAVRVCVDPKINNVAGTGTQIKALTLARRVHRCLKHFASQGRFVALCPERPSIVPVEDGFAPVAYEVRFTTRESDPGRYAKLQAVSISPATGVQTYPVTVTLACNTAGAAIYYTLDGSYPRSGNAAAILYTAPFSVTAAKTVRAAGYKTGWLPGDVTQSVYT